A region of Pyxidicoccus parkwaysis DNA encodes the following proteins:
- a CDS encoding D-alanine--D-alanine ligase family protein produces MRIALTHNLRLSDSEEEAEFDTQETVNALAAAIERLGHRLERFEVSGPASRTVARLEAYSPDLIFNTAEGRRGRFREAFYPALFDELGFPYTGSDAYALALTLDKQLTKLVLTKQGIRTPGWQYVEKLSELTAENLRFPVIVKPNFEGSSKGITQDSIAETLDEVRTKVASALEKYPAGVLVEEYITGRDLTVPFLAAVDNDYDGVLTPVEYVVDPAVTAGRKYAIYDYELKTKKESAVSVRAPAQIPTRTAEDVRKMAQKIFQALDCRDLGRIDFRLSDAGVPYFLEINALPSLEPGAGIYASAELDGLHFDGVINSIIQSAAKRNKIKDSARRQGKPARKTGPLRVGFTYNVKRVKPTATNESVEDSEAEYDSPNTLQAIREAIASWGHEVIDLEATAELPTVLSSTPLDIVFNIAEGFKGRNRESQVPAMLELLDIPYTGSDPATLSIALDKALAKKIVRQAGILTPNFQLMATGKERLNKEFTSFPLIVKPVAEGSSKGVVTKSVCHSEAELREVVREIAGKYQQPALIEEYIGGREFTVGLLGERRPRVLPPMEIVFLDKEEKNPVYSFQHKLDWTDRIRYDAPAKLEPALLERLRTAARSSFMALGCRDVARIDFRMDDKGRIYFIECNPLPGLTPGWSDLVLIAQGAGMDYRTLIGEIMAPAIRRYKEREARRAASETPAHVLRKGTALDEHGAPVATQPSATASTGAGSSGGNGSGSHGESSAPTRMEAKA; encoded by the coding sequence GTGCGCATCGCGCTGACCCACAACCTCAGGCTGTCTGATTCGGAAGAAGAAGCGGAGTTCGACACCCAGGAGACGGTCAACGCACTGGCCGCTGCCATCGAGCGGCTCGGCCACCGGCTGGAGCGCTTCGAGGTGTCCGGCCCCGCGTCGCGCACCGTGGCGCGGCTGGAGGCGTACAGCCCGGACCTCATCTTCAACACCGCGGAGGGGCGCCGCGGCCGCTTCCGCGAGGCCTTCTACCCGGCGCTCTTCGACGAGCTCGGCTTCCCGTACACGGGCTCGGACGCGTACGCGCTGGCGCTGACGCTGGACAAGCAGCTCACCAAGCTCGTCCTCACCAAGCAGGGCATCCGCACCCCGGGCTGGCAGTACGTGGAGAAGCTCAGCGAGCTGACCGCGGAGAACCTGCGCTTCCCCGTCATCGTGAAGCCCAACTTCGAGGGCTCCTCGAAGGGCATCACCCAGGACTCCATCGCGGAGACGCTGGACGAGGTGCGCACCAAGGTGGCGTCCGCGCTGGAGAAGTACCCCGCCGGCGTGCTGGTGGAGGAGTATATCACCGGCCGCGACCTCACGGTGCCGTTCCTGGCCGCCGTGGACAATGACTACGACGGCGTGCTCACGCCGGTGGAGTACGTGGTGGACCCGGCCGTCACCGCGGGCCGCAAGTACGCCATCTACGACTACGAGCTGAAGACGAAGAAGGAGAGCGCCGTCAGCGTGCGCGCGCCCGCGCAGATTCCGACGCGCACCGCCGAGGACGTGCGGAAGATGGCGCAGAAGATCTTCCAGGCGCTCGACTGCCGGGATTTGGGCCGCATCGACTTCCGCCTCAGCGACGCGGGCGTGCCGTACTTCCTCGAAATCAACGCGCTGCCCAGCCTGGAGCCGGGCGCGGGCATCTACGCCTCGGCGGAGCTGGACGGCCTGCACTTCGACGGCGTCATCAACTCCATCATCCAGAGCGCGGCGAAGCGGAACAAGATCAAGGACTCCGCGCGGCGCCAGGGCAAGCCGGCGCGCAAGACGGGCCCGCTGCGCGTGGGCTTCACCTACAACGTCAAGCGCGTGAAGCCCACGGCCACGAACGAGTCGGTGGAGGACAGCGAGGCCGAGTACGACTCGCCCAACACGCTGCAGGCCATCCGCGAGGCCATCGCGTCCTGGGGCCACGAGGTCATCGACCTGGAGGCCACCGCCGAGCTGCCCACGGTGCTGTCCAGCACGCCGCTGGACATCGTCTTCAACATCGCCGAGGGCTTCAAGGGCCGCAACCGCGAGAGCCAGGTCCCGGCCATGCTGGAGCTGCTCGACATCCCGTACACGGGCTCGGACCCGGCGACGCTGTCGATTGCTTTGGACAAGGCGCTGGCGAAGAAGATTGTCCGCCAGGCCGGCATCCTCACGCCCAACTTCCAGCTCATGGCCACGGGCAAGGAGCGCCTCAACAAGGAGTTCACCTCCTTCCCGCTCATCGTGAAGCCGGTGGCGGAGGGCAGCTCCAAGGGCGTCGTCACCAAGAGCGTCTGCCACAGCGAGGCGGAGCTGCGCGAGGTGGTGCGCGAGATTGCCGGCAAGTACCAGCAGCCCGCGCTCATCGAGGAGTACATCGGCGGGCGTGAATTCACCGTGGGCCTCTTGGGCGAGCGCCGCCCGCGCGTGCTGCCGCCGATGGAGATTGTCTTCCTCGACAAGGAGGAGAAGAACCCCGTCTACAGCTTCCAGCACAAGCTCGACTGGACGGACCGCATCCGCTACGACGCGCCGGCGAAGCTGGAGCCCGCGCTGCTGGAGCGGCTGCGCACGGCGGCGCGCAGCTCGTTCATGGCGCTGGGGTGCCGCGACGTGGCGCGCATCGACTTCCGCATGGACGACAAGGGCCGCATCTACTTCATCGAGTGCAACCCGCTGCCGGGCCTCACGCCGGGCTGGAGCGACCTGGTGCTCATCGCCCAGGGCGCCGGCATGGACTACCGGACGCTCATCGGTGAAATCATGGCCCCCGCCATCCGCCGCTACAAGGAACGCGAGGCGCGCCGCGCGGCCAGCGAGACGCCCGCGCATGTGCTGCGCAAGGGCACGGCGCTGGACGAGCACGGCGCCCCGGTGGCCACGCAGCCTTCGGCCACGGCGAGCACCGGGGCTGGCTCCAGCGGTGGCAACGGCTCGGGCTCGCATGGCGAGTCGTCCGCGCCCACGCGCATGGAAGCCAAGGCCTGA
- a CDS encoding ABC transporter ATP-binding protein — MDLSVPEGSAFGLIGPNGAGKTTFIKSILGIVQPTAGTVRVLGGSPEDPRIRARIGYLPERLHLPGAWTATAFLSTVTRLKGLKSDAQGNTRLLERVGLADAAGRKIGGYSKGMRQRLGLAAALVGAPALLILDEPTDGIDPMGRLEVRRILLEEVQKGTTLFLNSHLLAETERVCNRVAILADGRVVREGRLEDLARGTARWMVRFAPGVDAAALAPAGFARGAAEGVFHVDAEDPARLNAALDKARAAGALLVELRRDGADLESVLLGTVAPSGTLGVAA, encoded by the coding sequence ATGGACCTGAGCGTTCCGGAGGGGAGCGCCTTCGGGCTCATCGGCCCCAACGGCGCGGGCAAGACGACGTTCATCAAGAGCATCCTCGGCATCGTCCAGCCCACGGCGGGCACGGTGCGGGTGCTGGGAGGCTCGCCGGAGGACCCGCGCATCCGCGCGCGCATCGGCTACCTGCCGGAGCGGCTGCACCTGCCGGGCGCGTGGACGGCGACGGCGTTTCTGTCCACCGTCACACGCTTGAAGGGCCTGAAGTCTGATGCGCAGGGAAATACGCGCCTGCTGGAGCGCGTGGGCCTGGCGGACGCGGCGGGCCGGAAGATTGGCGGGTACTCCAAGGGCATGCGGCAGCGGCTCGGGCTGGCGGCGGCGCTGGTGGGTGCCCCGGCCCTGCTGATTCTCGACGAGCCCACGGACGGCATCGACCCCATGGGCCGCCTGGAGGTGCGCCGGATTCTGCTGGAGGAGGTGCAGAAGGGCACCACCCTCTTCCTCAACTCGCACCTGCTGGCAGAGACGGAGCGCGTGTGCAACCGCGTGGCCATCCTCGCGGACGGGCGCGTGGTGCGCGAGGGCCGGCTGGAGGACCTGGCGCGAGGCACGGCCCGGTGGATGGTGCGCTTCGCGCCCGGCGTGGACGCGGCGGCGCTGGCGCCCGCGGGCTTCGCACGAGGCGCCGCGGAGGGTGTCTTCCACGTGGACGCGGAGGACCCGGCCCGTCTCAACGCGGCCCTGGACAAGGCGCGCGCGGCGGGGGCGCTGCTCGTCGAGTTGCGCAGAGATGGAGCAGACCTGGAGTCGGTGCTGCTGGGGACGGTGGCTCCCTCGGGCACGCTGGGGGTGGCGGCATGA
- the hemB gene encoding porphobilinogen synthase encodes MAFPIHRPRRLRRNPVLRDMVRETRLSPGDFIYPLFVVEGRDVRRPIASMPGIFNLSLEHAVAEARQARALGIPSVLLFGIPNHKDAHGSQAYAKDGIVQRAIREIKAAEPDLQVIADVCLCEYTDHGHCGILEEGHVVNDATLPLLSQMAVTCAQAGADIIAPSDMMDGRVAAIRRSLDEVRLTEVPILAYAAKYASGFYGPFREAAQSAPKSGDRRGYQMDPGNVREALKEVALDVEEGADMIMVKPALAYLDIIRAVRERFELPVVSYNVSGEYSMLKAAGQNGWIDYERVMLETLTSIKRAGSDLIITYHALEAAKLL; translated from the coding sequence ATGGCCTTTCCCATCCACCGTCCCCGCCGCCTCCGCCGTAACCCCGTCCTGCGAGACATGGTGCGTGAGACGCGCCTGTCTCCGGGCGACTTCATCTATCCGCTCTTCGTCGTGGAAGGCCGGGACGTGCGCCGCCCCATCGCCTCCATGCCGGGCATCTTCAACCTGTCCCTCGAGCACGCCGTCGCCGAGGCGAGGCAGGCCAGGGCCCTGGGCATCCCCTCCGTCCTCCTGTTCGGAATCCCGAATCACAAGGACGCGCACGGCTCCCAGGCCTATGCGAAGGACGGAATCGTCCAGCGCGCCATCCGCGAAATCAAGGCGGCCGAGCCGGACCTCCAGGTCATCGCCGACGTGTGCCTGTGCGAGTACACCGACCACGGCCACTGCGGCATCCTGGAGGAGGGCCACGTCGTCAACGACGCCACGCTGCCGCTCCTGTCCCAGATGGCCGTCACCTGCGCCCAGGCCGGCGCGGACATCATCGCCCCTTCGGACATGATGGACGGCCGCGTGGCCGCCATCCGCCGCTCGCTGGACGAGGTCCGCCTCACCGAGGTGCCCATCCTCGCCTACGCGGCCAAGTACGCCTCCGGCTTCTACGGCCCCTTCCGCGAGGCCGCCCAGTCCGCCCCCAAGTCCGGCGACCGCCGCGGCTACCAGATGGACCCCGGCAACGTGCGCGAGGCCCTGAAGGAAGTGGCCCTCGACGTGGAGGAGGGCGCGGACATGATCATGGTGAAGCCCGCGCTGGCCTACCTGGACATCATCCGCGCCGTGCGCGAGCGCTTCGAGCTCCCCGTGGTCAGCTACAACGTCTCCGGCGAGTACTCCATGCTCAAGGCCGCCGGGCAGAACGGGTGGATTGACTACGAGCGGGTGATGCTGGAGACGCTGACGTCCATCAAGCGCGCGGGCTCGGACCTCATCATCACCTACCACGCCCTGGAAGCCGCGAAGCTCCTGTAG
- a CDS encoding glycoside hydrolase family 19 protein codes for MSSVGGTGGSGGSDSASRAESARAEAARAEASRQAEASRKAAEDAAKAEAAKQAAVRNQFNVDSFTPAAAAKAPVNLNPSPVSVQVAQAQTVDAARSAEAAQSAKAEQAKETQQADASKEADFAKEAKEADEADATEAANEAAAADVAQAAKDAEATEATQDAEAAQDAQATEAAEDAQATDEAQAAEQAQTPTVTQENIDAALAELPDVELNRNPAGTQPTAEVTAQNQQVQTALRELGMVAAAHVTGFYGSITEGAIKSFQHEQGLTVTGTYDAATRTAMANELAERRAAEAQGITAPAATLPDTYTAVTDQQLQDIMPDSTQALRDQYLDSLNTAMEEFNISTPERQAAFLSQVAAETGDLHYMSEITPNPAHGDYYGRGMLQLTHETNYRQAGTALGADLTTNPNQVATDADLAARTAGWYFDNRGLNRQADLGHIGAVTLGVNGGYNGIDRRLEAYDEALRVLGQ; via the coding sequence ATGTCGAGCGTTGGTGGCACTGGAGGAAGCGGAGGATCTGACAGCGCCAGCAGGGCGGAATCCGCCAGGGCGGAGGCCGCGCGCGCCGAGGCATCAAGGCAGGCCGAGGCTTCGAGGAAGGCCGCCGAAGACGCCGCCAAGGCCGAGGCCGCGAAGCAAGCGGCGGTCCGCAATCAGTTCAACGTGGACAGCTTCACCCCGGCCGCTGCCGCGAAGGCCCCGGTGAACCTCAACCCGTCTCCCGTGAGCGTCCAGGTGGCGCAGGCGCAGACGGTGGACGCGGCCAGGTCGGCCGAGGCCGCGCAGTCGGCGAAGGCGGAGCAGGCCAAGGAGACCCAGCAGGCCGACGCGTCGAAGGAAGCCGACTTCGCGAAGGAGGCCAAGGAAGCTGACGAGGCCGACGCCACGGAAGCCGCGAACGAGGCCGCAGCCGCCGATGTCGCCCAGGCCGCGAAGGATGCCGAGGCCACCGAGGCCACGCAGGACGCCGAAGCCGCGCAGGATGCGCAGGCCACCGAGGCCGCGGAAGATGCCCAGGCCACGGATGAGGCTCAGGCCGCAGAGCAGGCCCAGACGCCCACGGTGACTCAAGAGAACATCGACGCCGCGCTGGCGGAGCTGCCCGACGTCGAGCTGAACCGCAACCCCGCGGGCACGCAGCCGACGGCCGAGGTGACGGCTCAGAACCAGCAGGTGCAGACGGCACTCCGGGAGCTCGGCATGGTGGCCGCCGCCCATGTCACTGGCTTCTACGGCTCCATCACCGAGGGAGCCATCAAGTCCTTCCAGCACGAGCAGGGCCTGACGGTCACCGGCACCTACGACGCCGCGACTCGCACGGCCATGGCCAATGAACTGGCGGAGAGGCGCGCCGCCGAGGCCCAGGGCATCACCGCACCCGCCGCGACGCTGCCGGACACGTACACCGCCGTCACGGACCAGCAGCTCCAGGACATCATGCCGGATTCGACGCAGGCGCTGCGCGACCAATACCTGGACTCGCTCAACACCGCGATGGAGGAGTTCAACATCAGCACCCCCGAGCGTCAGGCGGCGTTCCTGTCCCAGGTGGCCGCGGAGACGGGGGACCTCCACTACATGTCTGAGATTACTCCCAACCCGGCCCACGGCGACTACTACGGCCGCGGCATGCTGCAGCTCACCCACGAGACCAACTACAGACAGGCGGGCACCGCTCTGGGAGCGGACCTCACCACCAATCCCAATCAGGTGGCCACCGACGCGGACCTGGCCGCGCGCACCGCTGGCTGGTACTTCGACAACCGGGGCCTCAACCGGCAGGCGGACCTGGGCCACATCGGCGCTGTCACCCTGGGCGTCAACGGCGGCTACAACGGCATCGACCGCCGCCTGGAGGCGTACGACGAGGCGCTGCGGGTGCTGGGCCAGTAG
- a CDS encoding RDD family protein: protein MSTEPERVLMTDSRGGSRVLRVVPDDSAEPGSPYPKASLFLRLGARVVDVAVAWGLYEVCGAAGMVVALLFLLLADGMIEGQSVGKRIFGVKVMHLPTRSAARHRDSTLRNAPLALIVLLGMMPAPLGYVAMLGGLLVIGGVEAWRVVRDPLGWRLGDTWAQTQVVDGKVVAGATVAARTPVAHQRAPGRIMSAAKVRRGRLLKKRKGQSCASR from the coding sequence GTGAGCACCGAGCCCGAACGCGTCCTGATGACGGACAGCCGCGGTGGAAGCCGGGTGCTGCGCGTCGTTCCCGACGACTCGGCGGAGCCCGGCTCGCCGTACCCGAAGGCCTCGCTCTTCCTGCGCCTGGGCGCCCGCGTGGTGGACGTCGCGGTGGCCTGGGGTCTGTACGAGGTGTGCGGCGCCGCCGGCATGGTGGTGGCGCTGCTCTTCCTGCTCCTGGCGGACGGGATGATTGAAGGCCAGAGCGTGGGCAAGCGCATCTTCGGCGTGAAGGTGATGCACCTGCCCACGCGCTCGGCGGCGCGCCACCGCGACAGCACGCTGCGCAACGCGCCGCTCGCGCTCATCGTGCTCCTGGGGATGATGCCCGCGCCGCTGGGTTACGTGGCCATGCTGGGCGGACTGCTCGTCATCGGCGGCGTCGAGGCGTGGCGCGTGGTGAGAGACCCGCTCGGCTGGCGGCTCGGTGACACCTGGGCCCAGACGCAGGTGGTGGACGGGAAGGTTGTCGCGGGCGCAACCGTTGCAGCCCGCACGCCGGTGGCTCATCAGCGAGCACCGGGGAGAATCATGTCCGCGGCGAAGGTGCGCCGCGGTCGCTTGCTCAAGAAGAGAAAGGGGCAATCGTGCGCATCGCGCTGA